From one Acidobacteriota bacterium genomic stretch:
- a CDS encoding histidine phosphatase family protein: MTSVVLVRHGQASFGAADYDVLSETGRRQARVAGEALRGRVGDVHAVVTGSMRRQRDTAAACLEAMGLAPPWVEDAAWNEFDHEEVLRVFEPRWGDHAQLHRDLEAAAFAGAFERAFHAAVARWTDGAHDAEYRETWPGFLARVDGALTRLPRTPGGSVLVFTSGGPISAACRAHLGAADAAAVFAHAFRLANASVTTLEIGPAGSVLAAFNDHAHLTLRDEALLTFR; this comes from the coding sequence TCCGTCGTCCTCGTTCGCCATGGCCAGGCGTCTTTCGGCGCCGCCGACTACGACGTCCTCTCGGAGACGGGGCGGCGGCAGGCCCGGGTCGCCGGCGAGGCGCTCCGCGGACGGGTCGGGGACGTGCACGCCGTCGTCACGGGCTCCATGCGCCGGCAGCGCGACACCGCCGCGGCGTGTCTCGAGGCGATGGGTCTCGCGCCGCCCTGGGTCGAGGACGCCGCGTGGAACGAGTTCGACCACGAGGAGGTCCTGCGCGTCTTCGAGCCGCGCTGGGGAGACCACGCGCAGCTCCACCGCGACCTCGAGGCTGCGGCGTTCGCCGGGGCCTTCGAGCGCGCCTTCCACGCCGCCGTCGCCCGCTGGACGGATGGCGCGCACGACGCGGAGTACCGCGAGACGTGGCCCGGCTTCCTCGCGCGCGTGGACGGCGCGCTCACGCGGCTGCCCCGCACGCCGGGCGGGTCGGTGCTCGTCTTCACGTCGGGCGGCCCGATCTCCGCCGCATGCCGCGCGCATCTCGGCGCGGCGGACGCCGCGGCCGTCTTCGCCCACGCGTTCCGCCTCGCGAACGCGAGCGTGACGACGCTCGAGATCGGGCCGGCCGGAAGCGTTCTGGCGGCGTTCAACGACCACGCCCACCTGACGCTGCGGGACGAGGCGCTCCTCACGTTTCGGTGA